A section of the Larus michahellis chromosome 1, bLarMic1.1, whole genome shotgun sequence genome encodes:
- the GCC1 gene encoding GRIP and coiled-coil domain-containing protein 1, with protein sequence MEKFGMNFGGGPSKKDLLETIESQKKQLLQYQVRLKDVVRAYKSLLKEKEALEASLKVLSVPHEADLGLSGAQPVSVPNSSSSFADSADDRSSVHSEDSAGTATSADTAASLASTKGEPGPEDDKPTAAAFSLKSEETSGSESGISTSSGDVSSAASEADKRVLQLKTQLATLTSALSTVTQEKSRMEASYQADKKKMKQDLDDAIKKAEDETEKLETELKSVQEQLAETKARLITQQHDRAQEQADHAVMLRELQKLLQSERTLRQDAELKLEETREVLAGRACMADRAEGYELQIKQLSQEVEDLKRELQAVQEESNKPDPRIQDLQEEMASLKNHFHVQLLQEMKKTAQAEEQLRQHAQMEERRVADLESQVSEVSELLGTYEKAKQKDQAVIQKLKDRIVQLDLENKTLAIAASSRSPVDIHIEESNLDVNVLKDKMEKLKKLLQAAAKKSQPALDIEKLCELELPKGTETGDGEKATALYYQQELKQLKEEFERYKMRAQVVLKNKSAKDGNLAKELEEAQEQLADLKEKYIVLQLSSDEMEKQHQQDMEAKKQELSQLQQIHRQELERCQLDYRERALKLEEEMHKQRDRALAVLAEKDQELEQLRSVTLPYGLQGSKNYLASGADVTSSDSPGNDSSEMLPQALHLSAASEPTFFLYAEQLARKEVEIVALRKQKHKLEMQVHQLQEKILVEEEKHREEVSALQSEIEKNFRDRSREGANLEYLKNIVYRFLTLPDSLGRQQTLTAILTILHFSPEEKQTITKQSAQSSWWLSGKR encoded by the exons ATGGAGAAGTTTGGCATGAACTTTGGAGGGGGCCCAAGTAAAAAAGATCTTCTGGAGACTATTGAATCGCAGAAGAAGCAGCTTCTTCAGTACCAGGTTCGGCTGAAGGATGTCGTCAGAGCCTACAAGAGCCTACTCAAGGAGAAGGAAGCCTTGGAAGCCAGCTTGAAAGTATTGTCCGTGCCTCACGAGGCGGATCTTGGCCTGAGCGGTGCTCAGCCTGTGTCTGTGCCAAACTCCAGCTCTTCCTTTGCCGATTCTGCTGATGACAGGAGTTCGGTTCACAGTGAAGATAGCGCGGGGACAGCTACCAGTGCAGACACTGCTGCCAGTCTGGCCAGTACCAAGGGTGAACCAGGGCCTGAGGATGATAAGCCCACGGCCGCCGCTTTCTCTCTTAAATCAGAAGAGACGAGCGGTTCAGAGAGCGGCATCAGCACGAGCAGCGGGGATGTGTCATCTGCTGCTAGTGAGGCTGATAAGAGAGTCCTCCAGCTGAAGACCCAGCTGGCCACTTTGACCAGTGCTCTGTCAACAGTCACGCAGGAGAAGTCCCGCATGGAAGCCTCCTACCAAGCGGACAAGAAGAAGATGAAGCAGGACCTGGATGACGCCATTAAGAAAGCAGAGGACGAGACCGAGAAGTTGGAGACGGAGCTGAAATCTGTCCAGGAGCAGCTCGCCGAGACCAAAGCCCGTCTGATCACGCAGCAGCACGACCGAGCCCAGGAACAGGCTGACCATGCTGTCATGCTGCGggagctgcagaagctgctgcagagcGAGAGGACTTTGCGCCAGGACGCGGAGCTGAAGCTGGAGGAGACCAGGGAGGTGCTGGCCGGCAGGGCGTGCATGGCTGACCGCGCCGAGGGGTACGAGCTGCAGATCAAACAGCTGAGCCAGGAGGTGGAGGACCTGAAGAGAGAGCTGCAGGCTGTCCAGGAGGAGAGCAACAAGCCAGACCCCCGGATACAGGATCTGCAGGAGGAGATGGCCAGCCTTAAGAACCACTTCCACGTGCAGCTGTTGCAAGAGATGAAGAAG ACTGCGCAGGCGGAGGAGCAGCTCCGCCAGCACGCCCAGATGGAGGAGCGGCGAGTGGCCGACTTGGAGAGCCAAGTCTCCGAAGTGTCCGAACTACTTGGCACTTACGAAAAAGCCAAGCAGAAAGACCAGGCGGTCATTCAGAAGCTAAAGGACCGCATCGTGCAGTTGGACCTGGAGAACAAAACCCTGGCCATCGCTGCCTCCAGCCGATCCCCAGTTGATATTCACATAGAAGAATCCAATCTCGATGTTAACGTTCTGAAGGATAAAATGGAGAAGCTGAAGAAGCTCTTGCAGGCAGCAGCGAAGAAGAGCCAGCCCGCTCTGGACATCGAGAAGCTGTGTGAGCTGGAGCTGCCAAAGGGCACTGAGACTGGGGATGGTGAGAAGGCCACTGCTTTGTACTATCAGCAGGAGCTGAAGCAGCTGAAGGAAGAGTTTGAAAGGTACAAGATGAGGGCACAAGTGGTTCTCAAGAACAAGTCGGCCAAAGATGGCAATCTGGCTAAAGAACTGGAGGAGGCCCAAGAGCAGCTGGCTGACCTGAAGGAGAAATACATTGTGCTTCAGCTCTCCTCTGATGAAATGGAGAAGCAGCACCAGCAAGACATGGAAGCCAAGAAGCAAGAGTTGTCCCAGCTGCAGCAAATTCACCGGCAGGAATTAGAGCGATGCCAGCTGGACTACAGGGAGCGGGCGctgaagctggaggaggagatgcACAAACAGCGGGACCGAGCACTGGCggtgctggcagaaaaggaccaaGAGCTGGAGCAGCTGAGATCTGTCACGTTGCCTTACGGGCTTCAAGGATCCAAAAATTACCTAGCGTCAGGCGCTGACGTTACTAGCAGTGACTCACCAGGTAACGATTCCTCAGAGATGCTCCCCCAGGCTCTGCATCTCTCTGCTGCCAGCGAGCCCACCTTCTTCTTGTACGCGGAGCAGCTGGCTCGCAAAGAAGTGGAAATTGTGGCGCTGAGGAAGCAGAAGCACAAGCTGGAAATGCAAGTTCACCAGCTGCAGGAGAAAATCTTGGTTGAGGAGGAGAAGCACCGGGAAGAGGTATCCGCACTTCAAAGCGAAATCGAGAAGAACTTCAGAgacaggagcagagagggagccAACCTGGAATACCTCAAGAACATTGTCTATAGATTTTTGACGCTGCCGGATTCTCTTGGTCGCCAGCAGACCCTAACTGCCATATTGACTATTCTGCATTTCAGCCCCGAAGAAAAGCAAACGATCACAAAACAGTCGGCTCAGAGCAGCTGGTGGCTTTCTGGGAAGAGATGA
- the LOC141738041 gene encoding uncharacterized protein LOC141738041 isoform X1: protein MAAPAPLSLRDTPALQPSRGSGSSVAAPHSSAARSRTRLPSAPQPQASESWALRPGKLGGMQQGNPLLQPRPRGPSRAAAPRGWQGTGHRPLRFAQRQPRAPGHNLSGKTGFSLGFARSAVTDGHRPPAAASARDARSPVSSRALGQPRLPLRLLSVSLPQVFALTCIYLPASLLRWVLPPALRPWLGPAGLSREGTPTPASPCPSRGTRSAGSPPGWVQLGAAVLGHRQLCSAGTLTASPVSSSLLGSGSVLAVTSRRRRCCHIQLRPLFLLALADFLAAAALLGTATIQLLPARLFIPAYAACPYGRMLATTFYAVSFLMVVVYAYEAYRTVQGWRAWHVAALQERSRCLESLWQGLPYILAWLVPALTLLGQLVARGTSTTDIAPRPIEPVVPWKGNRSHETYSLYCSSCLLLIRRAQDICFQYVGRKDVGLEGKIIFFLYLLLVLSCCTVSHRHGGASAGPGRSGQRAPANAAPAAQLLYRRVKLRCRRNAAEPLLTLEKDGFAGRSIRSVSNVSHYFQLVFLLCWAPAFLLTLLSFTSIRPASVFVLYVTMALTVSLQGFLHSLVYGWMRRNFRQEAVGERPSLRRPHGLKAFYDESLRAIP, encoded by the exons atggctgctcctgctccgctgTCTCTGCGTGACACACCGGCCCTGCAGCCGAGCCGTGGCTCCGGTTCCTCCGTGGCAGCCCCACACAGCAGCGCAGCCCGGAGCAGGACGCGGCTTCCCAGCGCTCCCCAGCCCCAGGCGAGCGAAAGCTGGGCGCTGCGGCCGGGGAAGCTCGGggggatgcagcagggaaacCCCCTCCTGCAGCCACGGCCGAGGGGCCCGTCCCGTGCAGCGGCACCGCGGGGCTGGCAAGGAACTGGCCACCGGCCCCTCCGCTTTGCCCAGCGCCAGCCAAGGGCTCCCGGGCACAACCTCTCGGGGAAGACAGGTTTTTCCCTTGGATTTGCCCGCTCTGCGGTGACAGACGGGCACCGGCCGCCCGCTGCTGCTTCAGCCAGGGATGCCCGAAGCCCTGTGTCCTCCCGCGCCCTGGGGCAGCCGAGGCTCCCGCTGCGGCTCCTCTCAGTCTCTCTCCCTCAGGTCTTTGCGCTGACGTGCATCTACCTGCCGGCCTCGCTGCTGAGGTGGGTTCTGCCCCCGGCCCTTCGGCCGTGGCTGGGCCCTGCGGGGCTCAGTAGGGAggggacccccacccctgccagcccctgcccgtcTCGGGGGACACGGAGCGCAGGATCCCCACCGGGATGGGTTCAGCTGGGAGCCGCCGTGCTGGGGCACCGACAGCTCTGCTCCGCCGGGACATTAACCGCCAGCCCCGTCTCTTCCAGCCTCCTGGGCAGTGGGTCGGTCCTCGCTGTCACCTCCCGGCGGAGGCGATGCTGCCACATCCAG CTTCGCCCCCTTTTCCTCCTCGCCCTGGCAGATTTCctggccgccgccgcgctgctgggcacagccaccatccagctgctgccagcccggCTCTTCATCCCGGCGTACGCTGCCTGCCCCTACGGACGGATGCTGGCCACG accTTCTACGCGGTCTCGTTCCTGATGGTGGTTGTCTACGCGTACGAAGCCTACCGCACCGTCCAGGGCTGGAGAGCCTGGCACGTCGCAGCTCTGCAG gagaggagcaggtgcCTGGAGAGCCTGTGGCAGGGGCTGCCCTACATCCTGGCCTG GCTGGTGCCGGCGCTCACGCTCCTGGGACAGCTGGTGGCCCGCGGCACCTCCACCACCGACATCGCCCCAAGGCCCATCGAGCCCGTCGTGCCGTGGAAAGGCAACCGCTCCCACGAGACCTACAGCCTTTACTGCTCCAG CTGCCTGCTCCTCATCCGCCGTGCCCAGGATATCTGCTTCCAG TACGTAGGGAGGAAGGACGTGGGCCTGGAGGGGAAAATCATCTTCTTCTTGTAcctgctgctggtgctgagctgctgcaCGGTAAGCCATCGGCACGGCGGGGCAAGCGCGGGGCCCGGCCGCAGCGGCCAGCGCGCCCCGGCCAACGCCGCTCCTGCCGCCCAGCTCCTGTACCGCAGGGTGAAGCTCCGGTGCCGGAGGAACGCCGCGGAGCCCTTGCTGACCCTGGAGAAGGACGGCTTCGCAGGCAGGAGCATCCGCAGCGTCAGCAACGTCTCTCACTACTTCCAGCTGGTTTTCCTGCTCTGCTGGGCTCCAG ccttcctcctcaccctcctctccTTCACCAGCATCAGACCTGCCTCAGTCTTTGTCCTCTACGTTACTATG GCCCTGACCGTCTCCCTCCAGGGCTTCCTGCACAGCTTGGTCTACGGCTGGATGAGGCGAAACTTCCGTCAGGAGGCGGTGGGCGAGAGACCCTCCCTGCGGCGCCCCCACGGCCTCAAGGCTTTCTACGACGAGTCGCTGAGGGCCATTCCTTAG
- the LOC141738041 gene encoding uncharacterized protein LOC141738041 isoform X3: protein MAAPAPLSLRDTPALQPSRGSGSSVAAPHSSAARSRTRLPSAPQPQASESWALRPGKLGGMQQGNPLLQPRPRGPSRAAAPRGWQGTGHRPLRFAQRQPRAPGHNLSGKTGFSLGFARSAVTDGHRPPAAASARDARSPVSSRALGQPRLPLRLLSVSLPQVFALTCIYLPASLLSLLGSGSVLAVTSRRRRCCHIQLRPLFLLALADFLAAAALLGTATIQLLPARLFIPAYAACPYGRMLATTFYAVSFLMVVVYAYEAYRTVQGWRAWHVAALQERSRCLESLWQGLPYILAWLVPALTLLGQLVARGTSTTDIAPRPIEPVVPWKGNRSHETYSLYCSSCLLLIRRAQDICFQYVGRKDVGLEGKIIFFLYLLLVLSCCTVSHRHGGASAGPGRSGQRAPANAAPAAQLLYRRVKLRCRRNAAEPLLTLEKDGFAGRSIRSVSNVSHYFQLVFLLCWAPAFLLTLLSFTSIRPASVFVLYVTMALTVSLQGFLHSLVYGWMRRNFRQEAVGERPSLRRPHGLKAFYDESLRAIP from the exons atggctgctcctgctccgctgTCTCTGCGTGACACACCGGCCCTGCAGCCGAGCCGTGGCTCCGGTTCCTCCGTGGCAGCCCCACACAGCAGCGCAGCCCGGAGCAGGACGCGGCTTCCCAGCGCTCCCCAGCCCCAGGCGAGCGAAAGCTGGGCGCTGCGGCCGGGGAAGCTCGGggggatgcagcagggaaacCCCCTCCTGCAGCCACGGCCGAGGGGCCCGTCCCGTGCAGCGGCACCGCGGGGCTGGCAAGGAACTGGCCACCGGCCCCTCCGCTTTGCCCAGCGCCAGCCAAGGGCTCCCGGGCACAACCTCTCGGGGAAGACAGGTTTTTCCCTTGGATTTGCCCGCTCTGCGGTGACAGACGGGCACCGGCCGCCCGCTGCTGCTTCAGCCAGGGATGCCCGAAGCCCTGTGTCCTCCCGCGCCCTGGGGCAGCCGAGGCTCCCGCTGCGGCTCCTCTCAGTCTCTCTCCCTCAGGTCTTTGCGCTGACGTGCATCTACCTGCCGGCCTCGCTGCTGAG CCTCCTGGGCAGTGGGTCGGTCCTCGCTGTCACCTCCCGGCGGAGGCGATGCTGCCACATCCAG CTTCGCCCCCTTTTCCTCCTCGCCCTGGCAGATTTCctggccgccgccgcgctgctgggcacagccaccatccagctgctgccagcccggCTCTTCATCCCGGCGTACGCTGCCTGCCCCTACGGACGGATGCTGGCCACG accTTCTACGCGGTCTCGTTCCTGATGGTGGTTGTCTACGCGTACGAAGCCTACCGCACCGTCCAGGGCTGGAGAGCCTGGCACGTCGCAGCTCTGCAG gagaggagcaggtgcCTGGAGAGCCTGTGGCAGGGGCTGCCCTACATCCTGGCCTG GCTGGTGCCGGCGCTCACGCTCCTGGGACAGCTGGTGGCCCGCGGCACCTCCACCACCGACATCGCCCCAAGGCCCATCGAGCCCGTCGTGCCGTGGAAAGGCAACCGCTCCCACGAGACCTACAGCCTTTACTGCTCCAG CTGCCTGCTCCTCATCCGCCGTGCCCAGGATATCTGCTTCCAG TACGTAGGGAGGAAGGACGTGGGCCTGGAGGGGAAAATCATCTTCTTCTTGTAcctgctgctggtgctgagctgctgcaCGGTAAGCCATCGGCACGGCGGGGCAAGCGCGGGGCCCGGCCGCAGCGGCCAGCGCGCCCCGGCCAACGCCGCTCCTGCCGCCCAGCTCCTGTACCGCAGGGTGAAGCTCCGGTGCCGGAGGAACGCCGCGGAGCCCTTGCTGACCCTGGAGAAGGACGGCTTCGCAGGCAGGAGCATCCGCAGCGTCAGCAACGTCTCTCACTACTTCCAGCTGGTTTTCCTGCTCTGCTGGGCTCCAG ccttcctcctcaccctcctctccTTCACCAGCATCAGACCTGCCTCAGTCTTTGTCCTCTACGTTACTATG GCCCTGACCGTCTCCCTCCAGGGCTTCCTGCACAGCTTGGTCTACGGCTGGATGAGGCGAAACTTCCGTCAGGAGGCGGTGGGCGAGAGACCCTCCCTGCGGCGCCCCCACGGCCTCAAGGCTTTCTACGACGAGTCGCTGAGGGCCATTCCTTAG
- the ARF5 gene encoding ADP-ribosylation factor 5 yields the protein MGLTVSAIFSRIFGKKQMRILMVGLDAAGKTTILYKLKLGEIVTTIPTIGFNVETVEYKNICFTVWDVGGQDKIRPLWRHYFQNTQGLIFVVDSNDRERVQESAEELQKMLQEDELRDAVLLVFANKQDMPNAMAVSELTDKLGLQTLRSRTWYVQATCATQGTGLYDGLDWLSHELSKR from the exons atgggccTCACGGTCTCCGCCATCTTCTCCCGCATTTTCGGGAAGAAGCAGATGCGGATCCTGATGG TGGGGCTGGACGCTGCCGGCAAGACCACCATCCTCTACAAGCTGAAGCTGGGTGAGATCGTCACCACCATCCCCACCATCG gcTTCAACGTGGAGACGGTGGAATACAAGAACATCTGCTTCACCGTCTGGGACGTGGGCGGCCAGGACAAAATCCGACCTCTCTGGAGGCACTACTTCCAAAACACGCAG GGTCTCATCTTCGTGGTGGACAGCAATGACCGAGAGCGAGTGCAGGAGTCTGCCGAGGAGCTGCAGAAGATG CTGCAGGAGGACGAGCTGCGGGATGCCGTCTTGCTGGTGTTTGCCAACAAGCAGGACATGCCCAACGCCATGGCGGTGAGCGAGCTGACCGACAAGCTGGGGCTGCAGACGCTGCGCAGCAGGACC TGGTACGTGCAGGCAACGTGTGCGACCCAGGGCACGGGGCTCTACGACGGGCTGGACTGGCTATCGCACGAGCTCTCCAAGCGCTAG
- the LOC141738041 gene encoding uncharacterized protein LOC141738041 isoform X2, which yields MAAPAPLSLRDTPALQPSRGSGSSVAAPHSSAARSRTRLPSAPQPQASESWALRPGKLGGMQQGNPLLQPRPRGPSRAAAPRGWQGTGHRPLRFAQRQPRAPGHNLSGKTGFSLGFARSAVTDGHRPPAAASARDARSPVSSRALGQPRLPLRLLSVSLPQVFALTCIYLPASLLRWVLPPALRPWLGPAGLSREGTPTPASPCPSRGTRSAGSPPGWVQLGAAVLGHRQLCSAGTLTASPVSSSLLGSGSVLAVTSRRRRCCHIQLRPLFLLALADFLAAAALLGTATIQLLPARLFIPAYAACPYGRMLATTFYAVSFLMVVVYAYEAYRTVQGWRAWHVAALQERSRCLESLWQGLPYILAWLVPALTLLGQLVARGTSTTDIAPRPIEPVVPWKGNRSHETYSLYCSSCLLLIRRAQDICFQYVGRKDVGLEGKIIFFLYLLLVLSCCTLLYRRVKLRCRRNAAEPLLTLEKDGFAGRSIRSVSNVSHYFQLVFLLCWAPAFLLTLLSFTSIRPASVFVLYVTMALTVSLQGFLHSLVYGWMRRNFRQEAVGERPSLRRPHGLKAFYDESLRAIP from the exons atggctgctcctgctccgctgTCTCTGCGTGACACACCGGCCCTGCAGCCGAGCCGTGGCTCCGGTTCCTCCGTGGCAGCCCCACACAGCAGCGCAGCCCGGAGCAGGACGCGGCTTCCCAGCGCTCCCCAGCCCCAGGCGAGCGAAAGCTGGGCGCTGCGGCCGGGGAAGCTCGGggggatgcagcagggaaacCCCCTCCTGCAGCCACGGCCGAGGGGCCCGTCCCGTGCAGCGGCACCGCGGGGCTGGCAAGGAACTGGCCACCGGCCCCTCCGCTTTGCCCAGCGCCAGCCAAGGGCTCCCGGGCACAACCTCTCGGGGAAGACAGGTTTTTCCCTTGGATTTGCCCGCTCTGCGGTGACAGACGGGCACCGGCCGCCCGCTGCTGCTTCAGCCAGGGATGCCCGAAGCCCTGTGTCCTCCCGCGCCCTGGGGCAGCCGAGGCTCCCGCTGCGGCTCCTCTCAGTCTCTCTCCCTCAGGTCTTTGCGCTGACGTGCATCTACCTGCCGGCCTCGCTGCTGAGGTGGGTTCTGCCCCCGGCCCTTCGGCCGTGGCTGGGCCCTGCGGGGCTCAGTAGGGAggggacccccacccctgccagcccctgcccgtcTCGGGGGACACGGAGCGCAGGATCCCCACCGGGATGGGTTCAGCTGGGAGCCGCCGTGCTGGGGCACCGACAGCTCTGCTCCGCCGGGACATTAACCGCCAGCCCCGTCTCTTCCAGCCTCCTGGGCAGTGGGTCGGTCCTCGCTGTCACCTCCCGGCGGAGGCGATGCTGCCACATCCAG CTTCGCCCCCTTTTCCTCCTCGCCCTGGCAGATTTCctggccgccgccgcgctgctgggcacagccaccatccagctgctgccagcccggCTCTTCATCCCGGCGTACGCTGCCTGCCCCTACGGACGGATGCTGGCCACG accTTCTACGCGGTCTCGTTCCTGATGGTGGTTGTCTACGCGTACGAAGCCTACCGCACCGTCCAGGGCTGGAGAGCCTGGCACGTCGCAGCTCTGCAG gagaggagcaggtgcCTGGAGAGCCTGTGGCAGGGGCTGCCCTACATCCTGGCCTG GCTGGTGCCGGCGCTCACGCTCCTGGGACAGCTGGTGGCCCGCGGCACCTCCACCACCGACATCGCCCCAAGGCCCATCGAGCCCGTCGTGCCGTGGAAAGGCAACCGCTCCCACGAGACCTACAGCCTTTACTGCTCCAG CTGCCTGCTCCTCATCCGCCGTGCCCAGGATATCTGCTTCCAG TACGTAGGGAGGAAGGACGTGGGCCTGGAGGGGAAAATCATCTTCTTCTTGTAcctgctgctggtgctgagctgctgcaCG CTCCTGTACCGCAGGGTGAAGCTCCGGTGCCGGAGGAACGCCGCGGAGCCCTTGCTGACCCTGGAGAAGGACGGCTTCGCAGGCAGGAGCATCCGCAGCGTCAGCAACGTCTCTCACTACTTCCAGCTGGTTTTCCTGCTCTGCTGGGCTCCAG ccttcctcctcaccctcctctccTTCACCAGCATCAGACCTGCCTCAGTCTTTGTCCTCTACGTTACTATG GCCCTGACCGTCTCCCTCCAGGGCTTCCTGCACAGCTTGGTCTACGGCTGGATGAGGCGAAACTTCCGTCAGGAGGCGGTGGGCGAGAGACCCTCCCTGCGGCGCCCCCACGGCCTCAAGGCTTTCTACGACGAGTCGCTGAGGGCCATTCCTTAG